From the genome of Tubulanus polymorphus unplaced genomic scaffold, tnTubPoly1.2 scaffold_66, whole genome shotgun sequence, one region includes:
- the LOC141914658 gene encoding uncharacterized protein LOC141914658 isoform X2 yields the protein MNVYQGDTQTIDRPAENLDVDQVQKNLKETYQRMIDDENYKEVSWSDEVTNLNDFFTQENAKIRAQKRNPKKNEGSEEQSLILPDHFEKLFTYKESDVKPVCLVGEPGMGKTTQVVNQVLTWTTSTMEFVAKFCSKAMLFYIPLNELPADNACIYKYIYKNLLNRVIEENLLIGFERFLRENAEKSIFFLDGFDELKSDKAKIDIVHVTNELPKAHIVITTRESGGSMIVTDPKFTVVSISGFKQEEVIDIMKRKFPERDPYQLFYRLKDAAPPLFNSIYYNPLILLMFCFLYMDKEEIMIPSKLTDIYIDLTCFLISKREGLELSKECFFRNIENSKALKQICQVAYETLIEHQNSFSESRLELDESKRTALTCKEMSPRRKSDRSVQLRFIHKSVQEFLAAVHSVVQFNNSGEIPWNKCAFEQLPDELVKYGELYPRFMSGLLYRYKFNRGLGELFKTLIDEHLKAVTIADEYQSLVTVTREMVLIPEYERYIELRSERTVLSDQLLICLNEADWPDDAISEIVPYMQKMLFVSVYGRSRINMLAKILEHKQCQIELVYIQGIHELKPDEYRVLETAIASNTSLHGMILYTYELSKPDQYLTMCKKSYSLNWFVRRDGIHDTGECYKKLNNEWIKTGHSINTEYDARLISVDTNTHNTVESLFINTGVSAERLGYILVNIHKSYPSIKHLSLGSWCQYQLDRNTTRGLINIILSLKTLCLGGVIFDNDLIGSEELNDLNNTLKSSDIETIQLGLRGLRGLTTDECAAMSDSVGSMPKLKRLGIYGFNLQIHRVLDHLPRLTVLEIVLWSEAHVDALVRYLSSDAVNQLREVRIDSCLVRPEQNNRIFKQLKHASSIRYLEFHGSLALINTQHDIDLFVELINNLPHLSDLCIRCRSTDRYTRDYIISELKKLNK from the exons ATGAATGTTTACCAGGGAGATACACAAACTATCGACAGACCTGCTGAGAATCTCG aTGTTGATCAAGTTCAGAAGAACCTGAAAGAAACGTATCAACGAATGatcgatgatgaaaattaCAAAGAGGTTTCGTGGAGCGATGAAGTCACCAATTTAAACGACTTCTTCACCCAAGAAAACGCGAAAATTCGAGCCCAAAAACGAAACCCGAAGAAAAATGAAGGAAGTGAGGAGCAGTCATTGATTTTACCCGATCATTTCGAGAAACTTTTCACTTATAAAGAGAGTGATGTGAAACCCGTGTGCCTCGTAGGAGAACCCGGTATGGGTAAAACTACTCAGGTAGTTAATCAAGTGTTAACCTGGACAACATCAACAATGGAGTTTGTAGCAAAGTTTTGTAGCAAAGCAATGTTATTCTATATACCGTTAAATGAACTGCCCGCTGATAACGCGTGTATTTATAAGtacatttacaaaaatcttttgaatcGAGTAATCGAAGAGAATCTGCTGATTGGTTTTGAGAGATTCTTACGGGAAAATGCAgaaaaatcgatattttttctAGACGGCTTCGACGAGTTAAAAAGCGATAAAGCGAAAATAGACATCGTACACGTGACCAATGAATTACCGAAAGCGCATATCGTCATAACAACACGTGAGTCCGGGGGCAGCATGATCGTCACTGATCCCAAATTCACTGTTGTATCGATATCCGGCTTCAAACAGGAAGAAGTCATCGATATTATGAAGAGAAAATTCCCCGAGCGCGATCCATATCAGCTATTCTACAGGCTTAAAGACGCAGCGCCACCTTTATTTAACAGTATCTACTACAACCCGCTGATACTActtatgttttgttttctgtaTATGGACAAGGAAGAAATTATGATACCATCAAAACTCACCGATATCTACATCGATTTGACATGTTTTCTGATCAGTAAACGcgagggcctcgagttgtcgaaGGAATGTTTTTTCCGCAATATCGAAAATTCTAAAGCGCTTAAACAAATTTGTCAAGTCGCGTATGAGACGCTCATCGAGCATCAAAACAGCTTCAGCGAAAGTCGTCTTGAACTCGACGAATCGAAGAGGACGGCTTTGACGTGCAAAGAGATGTCGCCGCGACGGAAATCAGACCGCTCCGTCCAGCTGCGGTTCATACACAAATCTGTGCAGGAATTTCTGGCGGCGGTACACTCGGTCGTACAATTCAACAACAGTGGTGAAATACCCTGGAATAAATGCGCGTTTGAACAACTACCGGACGAACTTGTGAAATATGGTGAATTATACCCGAGATTCATGTCAGGGCTGCTGTATCGTTACAAGTTTAACCGCGGCCTCGGTGAACTTTTCAAGACTTTAATAGATGAACATTTAAAAGCAGTCACAATAGCGGATGAGTACCAGTCCTTGGTTACGGTTACTAGGGAGATGGTGCTCATCCCCGAATACGAACGCTACATCGAACTCCGATCCGAAAGAACTGTTTTATCTGATCAGTTGTTAATCTGCCTGAATGAAGCCGACTGGCCGGACGACGCCATTAGTGAAATAGTTCCCTACATGCAGAAAATGTTGTTCGTATCTGTATATGGCAGATCGCGGATAAACATGCTCGCAAAAATACTTGAACACAAACAATGTCAGATCGAGCTAGTTTACATACAGGGTATTCACGAACTGAAACCCGACGAATACCGCGTATTAGAAACAGCCATAGCGAGTAACACTAGTCTTCACGGTATGATATTATACACATACGAGTTATCAAAACCCGATCAGTACTTGACTATGTGTAAGAAAAGCTACAGTTTAAACTGGTTTGTGCGGCGAGATGGAATCCACGACACTGGTGAATGTTACAAGAAACTCAATAATGAATGGATTAAGACAGGTCACTCGATTAACACTGAATATGACGCGCGGTTGATCAGTGTTGATACTAACACACACAATACAGTGGAGAGTCTGTTTATTAATACTGGTGttagtgcggaacgtttaggttatattttagtcaatattCACAAATCGTATCCATCCATAAAACATCTATCTCTCGGATCGTGGTGTCAATATCAGCTCGATAGAAATACAACCAGAGGGCTGATAAACATCATTCTGAGTTTGAAAACCTTATGTCTTGGTGGAGTAATATTCGATAATGATTTGATCGGTTCGGAGGAATTGAATGATTTAAACAACACGTTAAAATCGTCAGACATCGAAACAATTCAGCTCGGACTGCGCGGACTGCGCGGACTAACGACAGATGAATGTGCAGCAATGAGTGATAGTGTCGGTTCAATGCCGAAACTAAAACGTCTTGGCATTTACGGATTTAATTTACAAATACACCGCGTTCTAGATCACCTGCCGCGGCTGACTGTATTAGAAATAGTGTTGTGGTCAGAAGCTCATGTTGACGCACTTGTTCGGTATCTATCGTCAGATGCGGTAAATCAGCTGCGAGAAGTCCGTATTGATAGCTGTCTCGTTAGACCGGAACAGAACAATCGCATCTTTAAACAACTAAAACACGCCTCATCAATTCGTTATTTAGAGTTTCACGGTTCACTCGCGCTGATTAATACACAGCACGATATCGATTTATTCGTCGAATTAATCAATAATCTTCCGCATCTTTCTGACCTGTGTATCCGCTGCAGGAGCACCGACCGCTATACGAGAGATTACATCATATCAGAACTTAAAAAACTCAATAAATGA
- the LOC141914658 gene encoding uncharacterized protein LOC141914658 isoform X1, with product MAESNPGINADNSNLSVRGDNNTTTVTQIIPAVTQASTRPAENLDVDQVQKNLKETYQRMIDDENYKEVSWSDEVTNLNDFFTQENAKIRAQKRNPKKNEGSEEQSLILPDHFEKLFTYKESDVKPVCLVGEPGMGKTTQVVNQVLTWTTSTMEFVAKFCSKAMLFYIPLNELPADNACIYKYIYKNLLNRVIEENLLIGFERFLRENAEKSIFFLDGFDELKSDKAKIDIVHVTNELPKAHIVITTRESGGSMIVTDPKFTVVSISGFKQEEVIDIMKRKFPERDPYQLFYRLKDAAPPLFNSIYYNPLILLMFCFLYMDKEEIMIPSKLTDIYIDLTCFLISKREGLELSKECFFRNIENSKALKQICQVAYETLIEHQNSFSESRLELDESKRTALTCKEMSPRRKSDRSVQLRFIHKSVQEFLAAVHSVVQFNNSGEIPWNKCAFEQLPDELVKYGELYPRFMSGLLYRYKFNRGLGELFKTLIDEHLKAVTIADEYQSLVTVTREMVLIPEYERYIELRSERTVLSDQLLICLNEADWPDDAISEIVPYMQKMLFVSVYGRSRINMLAKILEHKQCQIELVYIQGIHELKPDEYRVLETAIASNTSLHGMILYTYELSKPDQYLTMCKKSYSLNWFVRRDGIHDTGECYKKLNNEWIKTGHSINTEYDARLISVDTNTHNTVESLFINTGVSAERLGYILVNIHKSYPSIKHLSLGSWCQYQLDRNTTRGLINIILSLKTLCLGGVIFDNDLIGSEELNDLNNTLKSSDIETIQLGLRGLRGLTTDECAAMSDSVGSMPKLKRLGIYGFNLQIHRVLDHLPRLTVLEIVLWSEAHVDALVRYLSSDAVNQLREVRIDSCLVRPEQNNRIFKQLKHASSIRYLEFHGSLALINTQHDIDLFVELINNLPHLSDLCIRCRSTDRYTRDYIISELKKLNK from the exons ATGGCGGAGAGTAATCCAGGAATAAATGCAGACAATTCTAACTTAAGTGTAAGGGGTGACAATAATACGACGACAGTGACTCAAATTATCCCCGCAGTTACACAAGCCAGCACCAGACCTGCTGAGAATCTCG aTGTTGATCAAGTTCAGAAGAACCTGAAAGAAACGTATCAACGAATGatcgatgatgaaaattaCAAAGAGGTTTCGTGGAGCGATGAAGTCACCAATTTAAACGACTTCTTCACCCAAGAAAACGCGAAAATTCGAGCCCAAAAACGAAACCCGAAGAAAAATGAAGGAAGTGAGGAGCAGTCATTGATTTTACCCGATCATTTCGAGAAACTTTTCACTTATAAAGAGAGTGATGTGAAACCCGTGTGCCTCGTAGGAGAACCCGGTATGGGTAAAACTACTCAGGTAGTTAATCAAGTGTTAACCTGGACAACATCAACAATGGAGTTTGTAGCAAAGTTTTGTAGCAAAGCAATGTTATTCTATATACCGTTAAATGAACTGCCCGCTGATAACGCGTGTATTTATAAGtacatttacaaaaatcttttgaatcGAGTAATCGAAGAGAATCTGCTGATTGGTTTTGAGAGATTCTTACGGGAAAATGCAgaaaaatcgatattttttctAGACGGCTTCGACGAGTTAAAAAGCGATAAAGCGAAAATAGACATCGTACACGTGACCAATGAATTACCGAAAGCGCATATCGTCATAACAACACGTGAGTCCGGGGGCAGCATGATCGTCACTGATCCCAAATTCACTGTTGTATCGATATCCGGCTTCAAACAGGAAGAAGTCATCGATATTATGAAGAGAAAATTCCCCGAGCGCGATCCATATCAGCTATTCTACAGGCTTAAAGACGCAGCGCCACCTTTATTTAACAGTATCTACTACAACCCGCTGATACTActtatgttttgttttctgtaTATGGACAAGGAAGAAATTATGATACCATCAAAACTCACCGATATCTACATCGATTTGACATGTTTTCTGATCAGTAAACGcgagggcctcgagttgtcgaaGGAATGTTTTTTCCGCAATATCGAAAATTCTAAAGCGCTTAAACAAATTTGTCAAGTCGCGTATGAGACGCTCATCGAGCATCAAAACAGCTTCAGCGAAAGTCGTCTTGAACTCGACGAATCGAAGAGGACGGCTTTGACGTGCAAAGAGATGTCGCCGCGACGGAAATCAGACCGCTCCGTCCAGCTGCGGTTCATACACAAATCTGTGCAGGAATTTCTGGCGGCGGTACACTCGGTCGTACAATTCAACAACAGTGGTGAAATACCCTGGAATAAATGCGCGTTTGAACAACTACCGGACGAACTTGTGAAATATGGTGAATTATACCCGAGATTCATGTCAGGGCTGCTGTATCGTTACAAGTTTAACCGCGGCCTCGGTGAACTTTTCAAGACTTTAATAGATGAACATTTAAAAGCAGTCACAATAGCGGATGAGTACCAGTCCTTGGTTACGGTTACTAGGGAGATGGTGCTCATCCCCGAATACGAACGCTACATCGAACTCCGATCCGAAAGAACTGTTTTATCTGATCAGTTGTTAATCTGCCTGAATGAAGCCGACTGGCCGGACGACGCCATTAGTGAAATAGTTCCCTACATGCAGAAAATGTTGTTCGTATCTGTATATGGCAGATCGCGGATAAACATGCTCGCAAAAATACTTGAACACAAACAATGTCAGATCGAGCTAGTTTACATACAGGGTATTCACGAACTGAAACCCGACGAATACCGCGTATTAGAAACAGCCATAGCGAGTAACACTAGTCTTCACGGTATGATATTATACACATACGAGTTATCAAAACCCGATCAGTACTTGACTATGTGTAAGAAAAGCTACAGTTTAAACTGGTTTGTGCGGCGAGATGGAATCCACGACACTGGTGAATGTTACAAGAAACTCAATAATGAATGGATTAAGACAGGTCACTCGATTAACACTGAATATGACGCGCGGTTGATCAGTGTTGATACTAACACACACAATACAGTGGAGAGTCTGTTTATTAATACTGGTGttagtgcggaacgtttaggttatattttagtcaatattCACAAATCGTATCCATCCATAAAACATCTATCTCTCGGATCGTGGTGTCAATATCAGCTCGATAGAAATACAACCAGAGGGCTGATAAACATCATTCTGAGTTTGAAAACCTTATGTCTTGGTGGAGTAATATTCGATAATGATTTGATCGGTTCGGAGGAATTGAATGATTTAAACAACACGTTAAAATCGTCAGACATCGAAACAATTCAGCTCGGACTGCGCGGACTGCGCGGACTAACGACAGATGAATGTGCAGCAATGAGTGATAGTGTCGGTTCAATGCCGAAACTAAAACGTCTTGGCATTTACGGATTTAATTTACAAATACACCGCGTTCTAGATCACCTGCCGCGGCTGACTGTATTAGAAATAGTGTTGTGGTCAGAAGCTCATGTTGACGCACTTGTTCGGTATCTATCGTCAGATGCGGTAAATCAGCTGCGAGAAGTCCGTATTGATAGCTGTCTCGTTAGACCGGAACAGAACAATCGCATCTTTAAACAACTAAAACACGCCTCATCAATTCGTTATTTAGAGTTTCACGGTTCACTCGCGCTGATTAATACACAGCACGATATCGATTTATTCGTCGAATTAATCAATAATCTTCCGCATCTTTCTGACCTGTGTATCCGCTGCAGGAGCACCGACCGCTATACGAGAGATTACATCATATCAGAACTTAAAAAACTCAATAAATGA